A portion of the Caenorhabditis elegans chromosome III genome contains these proteins:
- the mccc-2 gene encoding putative methylcrotonoyl-CoA carboxylase beta chain, mitochondrial (Partially confirmed by transcript evidence), translating into MFRHVAQNLGSRNTSIQSYRLLRTRWERGYLKDLYHRRQILGADPAISRSSYPNCSVQVRNHHCSADKSTLQWAPIKTSIDNSSDDFAANTAEMKVLVEDLKAKISKIEQAGGEKAVKLHRSRGKMLARERIDGIVDAGSPFIEFSQLAGYEMYGKEEVPSGGILTGVGIVSGRVCVIVANDATVKGGTYYPITVKKHLRAQEIARENKLPCIYLVDSGGANLPRQADIFADSQHFGRIFYNQATMSSEGIPQLAVVMGSCTAGGAYVPAMSDQAIIVKGTGTVFLGGPPLVKAATGEEISAEELGGADLHCGESGVTDYYAHNDKHALYLARSCIAGLPPVEEHMTFNPNADEPLYPAEEIYGIVGSNLKKTYDVREVIARIVDGSRFHEFKERYGETLVTGFATIYGQRVGILANNGVLFAESAMKGSHFIELCCQRKIPLLFLQNITGFMVGRDAEAGGIAKHGAKLVTAVACAKVPKITVLVGGSYGAGNYGMCGRGYSPRYVFMWPNSRISVMGGEQAANVLSTVQKEKKKREGADWTDQQDLELRKPVEEKFEKEGHPYFASARLWDDGVIDPKDTRKVLGLAFQSTLQKPIPETKFGVFRM; encoded by the exons ATGTTCCGTCACGTGGCTCAAAATTTGGGCTCAAGAAACACATCCATTCAGTCAT ACCGGTTGCTGCGTACTCGATGGGAGCGAGGATACCTGAAGGACCTTTACCATCGCCGACAGATTCTTGGAGCTGATCCAGCAATTTCCCGATCTTCATACCCAAACTG TTCTGTGCAAGTACGTAATCATCATTGCTCTGCTGACAAGTCAACTCTTCAATGGGCTCCTATCAAGACTTCCATCGACAACTCTTCGGACGATTTTGCTGCTAACACTGCTGAAATGAAGGTTCTCGTGGAAGATTTGAAAgcaaaaatatctaaaatcgAGCAAGCTGGAGGAGAAAAAGCCGTGAAATTACACCGCAGTCGTGGAAAAATGCTTGCAAGAGAAAGAATTGACGGCATTGTCGATGCTGGATCACCATTCATAGAGTTTAGTCAACTTGCTGGATACGAG ATGTATGGAAAAGAGGAAGTCCCATCTGGTGGAATTCTCACTGGAGTTGGAATAGTTTCTGGTCGTGTTTGTGTCATTGTAGCGAACGATGCGACTGTCAAGGGAGGAACATACTATCCTATCACCGTAAAAAAGCATCTTCGTGCACAAGAAATCGCCCGCGAAAACAAATTGCCTTGTATCTATCTCGTAGATTCTGGTGGCGCAAATCTTCCACGCCAAGCAGATATCTTTGCCGACAGCCAGCATTTCGGAAGAATTTTTTACAACCAAGCAACAATGAGCAGCGAAGGAATTCCACAATTGGCTGTAGTTATGGGAAGTTGTACAGCAGGAGGAGCTTACGTTCCAGCTATGTCTGATCAAGCCATTATTGTCAAAGGAACCGGAACTGTTTTCCTTGGAGGACCACCACTTGTGAAAGCTGCAACTGGAGAAGAGATCTCTGCCGAGGAACTTGGTGGAGCTGATCTTCACTGTGGAGAATCGGGTGTTACTGATTATTATGCCCATAATGATAAACATGCTTTGTACTTGGCAAGAAGTTGTATCGCGGGACTACCACCAGTCGAGGAGCATATGACCTTCAATCCAAACG ctgatgaGCCTTTGTATCCAGCTGAGGAAATTTACGGAATCGTGGGATCTAATCTCAAAAAGACATACGACGTCCGCGAGGTTATCGCTAGAATTGTCGATGGCTCTCGATTCCACGAATTCAAGGAGAGATATGGAGAGACGCTTGTGACCGGATTTGCTACTATTTATGGGCAGCGTGTAGGAATTCTAGCTAATAATGGTGTTCTGTTTGCTGAAAGTGCCATGAAAGGTTCTCATTTTATTGAGCTGTGTTGTCAACGGAAGATTCCTCTtcttttccttcaaaatatcACTGGATTCATG gtTGGAAGAGATGCTGAAGCCGGCGGAATTGCTAAACATGGAGCTAAATTAGTTACTGCGGTCGCTTGTGCAAAGGTTCCAAAAATCACCGTTCTCGTCGGAGGTTCATACGGAGCTGGAAACTACGGAATGTGTGGAAGAGGATACAGTCCAAG ATATGTGTTCATGTGGCCTAATTCTCGAATTTCCGTAATGGGTGGAGAACAGGCAGCGAATGTACTTTCAACTgttcaaaaagagaaaaagaagcgCGAGGGAGCTGACTGGACGGATCAGCAAGATCTTGAGCTTCGTAAACCTGTCGAGGAAAAGTTTGAGAAGGAAGGACACCCATACTTTGCTTCCGCTCGTCTTTGGGATGATGGAGTTATCGATCCAAAAGACACCAGAAAG gttcTCGGACTCGCTTTCCAGTCAACCCTGCAAAAGCCAATCCCAGAAACCAAATTCGGTGTATTCCGCATGTAA
- the ZK507.1 gene encoding Putative serine/threonine-protein kinase ZK507.1 (Confirmed by transcript evidence) — MKVNEEGFAIDDKEYAMKTELKFASKHSSRLKIERNVMESYSKCDAQCKEHFSELIDFGQSPVWKWIVMTIVGPSLEELKMKYKPSDIPPSTILQCGLQTMKAIHDFHQIGFLHRDIKPANYCIGYGSKSETIYVLDFGLARKYRLPNGQVRPPRPKTKMIGTPRYCSRASHRCEELGRRDDYESWFFMFIDLVDTTLIDWKGLTRPDAYAKKQELFTKLKTYEKHPMFKVISIYLDNLVYDSEVKFGVLREAITDYARGCKLTLKEPLVWFNQSTCPSPSTAPGTGASRMATNIDLKSIASDRNEENSLDRSKTGTLSFNNSKNKKPSRY, encoded by the exons atgaaagTCAATGAGGAAGGTTTCGCAATTGATGATAAA GAGTATGCAATGAAAACAGAACTGAAGTTCGCCAGCAAACATTCATCTCGATTGAAAATCGAACGAAATGTAATGGAATCGTACTCGAAATGTGATGCCCAATGCAAGGAGCACTTTTCCGAGCTCATTGATTTTGGTCAATCACCGGTTTGGAAG TGGATTGTGATGACGATTGTCGGACCATCTTTGGAAGAATTAAAGATGAAGTACAAACCATCTGACATCCCACCGTCGACAATTCTCCAATGTGGGCTCCAGACAATGAAG gcaattcaCGACTTTCACCAAATCGGGTTCCTTCATAGAGACATCAAACCAGCCAATTACTGTATCGGCTATGGATCCAAAAGCGAAACAATTTATGTACTCGATTTTGGACTCGCCAGAAAGTATCGTCTCCCGAATGGTCAAGTTCGTCCACCACGGCCAAAGACTAAAATGATTGGAACTCCGAGGTACTGTTCAAGAGCATCACATCGATGTGAAGAACTTGGTCGGAGAGATGATTATGAAAGTTGGTTCTTTATG TTCATTGATCTTGTCGACACCACATTGATTGATTGGAAAGGACTCACTCGTCCAGATGCCTATGCAAAGAAGCAGGAATTGTTCACcaaattgaaaa cataTGAAAAACATCCGATGTTCAAGGTGATTTCCATCTACTTGGACAATTTGGTCTACGATTCGGAGGTTAAATTCGG tgttctGCGAGAAGCTATCACGGACTACGCTCGAGGCTGTAAGTTGACTCTGAAAGAACCTTTGGTTTGGTTTAATCAATCTACGTGTCCATCACCAAGTACTGCTCCTGGAACGGGAGCCTCGAGAATG GCAACCAATATTGATCTGAAGTCAATTGCATCGGATCGAAATGAGGAGAATTCGCTGGATCGTAGTAAAACTGGAACTTTGAGCTTcaataattcgaaaaacaaaaagcccTCAAGATACTAA
- the far-2 gene encoding Fatty-acid and retinol-binding protein 2 (Confirmed by transcript evidence) — protein MIRAFLVVALASVAVFSAPIPEVPQNFDDIPAEYKGLIPAEVAEHLKAITAEEKAALKELAQNHKEYKTEEEFKAALKEKSPSLYEKAGKLEALLTAKFEKLDATAQALVKKIIAKGRELHQQYLAGDKPTLDSLKELAKGYIAEYKALSDDAKATITAEFPILTGFFQNEKIQAIVGQYVN, from the exons ATGATCCGCGCCTTCCTCGTCGTAGCCCTTGCCTCCGTGGCTGTCTTCTCTGCCCCAATCCCAGAGGTTCCACAGAACTTCGACGACATCCCAGCCGAGTACAAGGGACTCATCCCAGCTGAAGTTGCCGAGCACCTCAAGGCCATCACCGCTGAGGAGAAGGCTGCTCTTAAGGAACTCGCCCAAAACCACAAGGAATACAAGACCGAGGAAGAATTCAAGGCTGCTCTCAAGGAAAAGTCTCCATCCCTTTACGAGAAGGCTGGAAAGCTCGAGGCTCTCCTCACCGCTAAATTCGAGAAACTCGATGCCACCGCTCAGGCTCTTGTCAAGAAGATCATCGCCAAGGGACGTGAACTCCACCAACAATACCTCGCCGGAGATAAGCCAACTCTTGATTCTCTTAAGGAACTCGCCAAGGGATACATCGCTGAATACAAGGCTCTTTCTGATGACGCCAAGGCTACCATCACCGCTGAGTTCCCAATCCTCACTGGATTCTTccaaa acgaaaaGATTCAAGCCATCGTCGGACAATACGTCAACTAA
- the cya-1 gene encoding G2/mitotic-specific cyclin-A1 (Confirmed by transcript evidence), with product MRSALSLKPSNGNAAKSQAVNNKNVIKNAPLGGKLTRQIGTSNLLQQALPSKKIDESPIIKIDAKDSFKVFEDQEPEKENSSENVDATEKDSNVIPAEDNNMIHELERKMEEKSRAEKLKFKFMQTRDNSDITSRFSEPPSEFSVLCDDDDCDKVSVASSTFTTSVRATFSSFHFDENQRKKEFGKEEAVKKIQKKAAKEARDDSMFSSEEFFPDIIKYMLHRQTKNRASHECFDIQSQVNEEMRTILIDWFSDVVKEYNFQKETFHLAVSLVDRALSMFNIDKMRFQLVGTTSMMIAVKYEEIFPPEIEDFALITDNTYRVPDILLMERFLLGKFDFVVAMPTSSWFGTCFAKRMNFTKKMRNTVHYLLELSLIDVHFLRYRPSDIAAAACCFANLQADVESWPQKMVDDTGISTEDFVDVLRDLHRMYLNASTADFKSIFYNYSETAQMEVALLPAPTDKLRSMFPSIFVTAPKSSNDSSSPQ from the exons ATGCGGTCGGCACTTAGTTTGAAG CCGAGCAACGGAAACGCGGCGAAAAGTCAAGCAGTGAACAACAAGAACGTGATCAAAAATGCACCATTGGGAGGAAAATTGACACGTCAAATTGGAACCAGTAATTTGCTTCAACAAGCTCTACCAAGCAAGAAAATAGATGAATCACCAATTATCAAAATAGATGCAAAAGACAGTTTTAAAGTATTTGAGGATCAGGAGCCAGAGAAAGAgaattcttctgaaaatgttgatgcAACGGAGAAAGATTCTAACGTAATACCTGCTGAGGATAACAATATGATACACGAATTGGAACGAAAGATGGAAGAAAAG agtcGTGCAGAAAAACTGAAGTTCAAGTTCATGCAGACTCGAGACAATAGTGATATCACCTCAAGATTCTCAGAACCACCTTCAGAATTCTCTGTTTTATGTGATGACGACGATTGTGAT aaaGTCTCCGTCGCCTCTTCAACCTTCACCACAAGCGTCCGTGCAACCTTCTCATCATTccattttgatgaaaatcagCGCAAAAAGGAatttggaaaagaagaagctgtGAAGAAGATTCAAAAGAAAGCAGCGAAGGAAGCTCGTGATGATTCAATGTTCAGTTCTGAAGAATTTTTCCCTGACATTATCAAGTACATGTTACACCGTCAAACGAAGAATCGAGCTTCACACGAATGCTTTGACATACAATCACAAGTTAATGAAGAGATGCGAACAATTCTCATCGATTGGTTCAGCGATGTCGTGAAAGAGTACAATTTCCAAAAGGAAACATTTCATCTCGCTGTGAGCCTCGTTGATCGGGCTCTTTCAATGTTCAACATTGATAAAATGCGATTTCAATTGGTTGGAACGACGTCGATGATGATCGCAGt gaaatacGAGGAAATCTTTCCGCCAGAGATTGAAGACTTTGCTCTCATCACTGACAACACCTACCGAGTTCCCGACATTCTTTTAATGGAGCGATTCTTGCTCGGAAAGTTTGACTTCGTTGTTGCAATGCCCACATCATCTTGGTTCGGAACATGTTTTGCCAAGAGAATGAACTTtacaaa AAAGATGCGGAATACTGTTCATTATCTCCTCGAGTTGTCGCTGATAGATGTCCATTTTCTACGTTACCGCCCATCCGATATTGCAGCTGCGGCTTGCTGCTTTGCAAATCTCCAGGCTGACGTTGAATCCTGGCCACAAAAAATGGTTGACGACACGGGAATCAGTACGGAAGATTTTGTGGACGTGCTGAGGGATCTTCACAGGATGTACCTGAATGCATCAACGGCAGATTTCAAGTCAATATTCTACAATTACTCGGAGACTGCACAAATGGAAGTGGCCCTGTTACCGGCACCTACTGACAAGCTTCGATCGATGTTCCCATCGATCTTTGTCACCGCTCCAAAATCTTCCAACGATAGTAGTAGTCCCCAGTAA
- the dos-1 gene encoding Delta and osm-11 homolog protein 1 (Confirmed by transcript evidence), which produces MYSSVYLLLSIVFVGGSNAHDWDSFESHHSEPRLRTSNLDVGEYCATFHENYVYYCRGIWTAEKLLEHRSIMKKIGKFCPSYKSACVTRTRIDPEEERERKEDHKKELTDDVGDMAFDDLMRKLEKIVPCRPNCNVSVHPHCTRQCKCEYEYHRMQKWCKPPRIEERFKYFCRIWYMSCSTYIEELDPEMADAFVSQYANYGNYHG; this is translated from the exons ATGTATTCATCAGTCTATCTTCTTTTATCTATCGTTTTTGTTGGAGGCTCCAATGCACACGACTGGGATTCGTTTGAATCCCACCATTCAGAACCCAGGTTACGAACT tcgaaCCTAGACGTTGGCGAGTATTGTGCAACGTTTCACGAGAATTATGTGTATTATTGTCGTGGTATCTGGACAGCAGAGAAGCTTCTTGAACATCGTAGTATCATGAAAAAGATTGGAAAGTTTTGTCCGAGTTACAAATCAGCATGTGTCACGAGAACAAG AATTGACCCAGAAGAGGAAAGAGAACGAAAAGAAGATCATAAAAAAGAATTGACAGATGATGTTGGGGATATGGCATTCGATGATCTCATGAGAAAG cttgaaaagATAGTTCCATGTCGTCCAAACTGCAATGTTTCAGTTCATCCGCACTGTACTCGTCAGTGTAAG TGTGAATACGAATACCATCGGATGCAAAAATGGTGTAAACCGCCACGAATTGAAGAGAGATTCAAATACTTTTGCAG aatctggTACATGTCTTGTTCTACATATATCGAGGAGCTTGATCCAGAAATGGCAGACGCTTTTGTTTCTc AATACGCCAACTACGGGAACTATCACGGTTaa
- the glp-1 gene encoding glp-1/Notch intracellular domain (Confirmed by transcript evidence), whose product MRVLLILLAFFAPIASQLMGGECGREGACSVNGKCYNGKLIETYWCRCKKGFGGAFCERECDLDCKRGEKCIYDVYGENPTCICQDCEDETPPTERTQKGCEEGYGGPDCKTPLFSGVNPCDSDPCNNGLCYPFYGGFQCICNNGYGGSYCEEGIDHCAQNECAEGSTCVNSVYNYYCDCPIGKSGRYCERTECALMGNICNHGRCIPNRDEDKNFRCVCDSGYEGEFCNKDKNECLIEETCVNNSTCFNLHGDFTCTCKPGYAGKYCEEAIDMCKDYVCQNDGYCAHDSNQMPICYCEQGFTGQRCEIECPSGFGGIHCDLPLQRPHCSRSNGTCYNDGRCINGFCVCEPDYIGDRCEINRKDFKFPDIQSCKYNPCVNNATCIDLKNSGYSCHCPLGFYGLNCEQHLLCTPTTCANGGTCEGVNGVIRCNCPNGFSGDYCEIKDRQLCSRHPCKNGGVCKNTGYCECQYGYTGPTCEEVLVIEKSKETVIRDLCEQRKCMDLASNGICNPECNLEECNFDGGDCSGGQRPFSKCQYPARCADQFANGVCNQECNNEECLYDGLDCQSELFRCPAHIRKHCIERRGDGVCNLECSFIGCGFDGGDCNNGTEAIILSDIRIKVQIDPIEFQATGGETLMQISANLRATVRIQRDELGPLVFRWDGEHEMERVEMNSSKLEDQFVLSHHVRRYRQAVVTGIVLYLEVEEICKPEFCRFSTAQSVVDLIAAGLVKSDGRMSLGLPITEAMVAVPKRNEIDEGWSRSQVILFACIAFLAFGTVVAGVIAKNGPERSRKRKMVNATVWMPPMESTNEKGRRNQSNHSSQCSLLDNSAYYHPNTKRHCSDYSTGYNGEQYSQIYPQTLANGYPGDYNELNFDFQSETFAPADLPADEIPLHVQAAGPDAITAPITNESVNQVDSKYRRRVLHWLAANVRGKPEDVITTEAIRCLKAGADVNARDCDENTALMLAVRAHRVRLSVVLLREGANPTIFNNSERSALHEAVVNKDLRILRHLLTDKRLLKEIDELDRNGMTALMLVARELGKHQVEMAELLLSKGAKLDYDGAARKDSNKYKGRTALHYAAMHDNEEMVIMLVRRSSNKDKQDEDGRTPIMLAAKEGCEKTVQYLALNDASLGIVDSMDMTAAQVAEASYHHELAAFLRQVANERHRNDIMRQQIVKSGHGAKSGRQTVKNIKRAGSRKTPTSAASSRETNHLTPPPSDGSFSSPSPHYYPTTTSTPNRMETSPEYMFNHEMAPPVNAMWYTTPPPYQDPNYRHVPPNTAFQNAEQMNGSFYC is encoded by the exons ATGCGAGTTCTTCTAATTTTACTCGCGTTTTTTGCGCCAATCGCCAGTCAACTTATGGGTGGAGAATGCGGAAGGGAAGGTGCTTGCTCCGTCAATGGAAAATGCTATAATGGAAAACTGATTGAGACATACTGGTGCCG TTGCAAAAAAGGATTCGGAGGTGCTTTCTGTGAACGTGAATGCGATTTGGATTGTAAACGAGGCGAGAAGTGCATCTACGATGTTTATGGTGAAAATCCGACGTGTATCTGTCAAG ATTGCGAAGACGAGACTCCTCCAACAGAACGTACTCAAAAAGGCTGTGAAGAAGGCTATGGAG gtccTGACTGCAAAACTCCTCTATTTTCGGGAGTAAATCCATGCGATTCGGATCCTTGCAACAACGGACTCTGCTATCCATTCTATGGTGGATTTCAGTGCATATGCAACAATGGATATGGAGGATCGTATTGTGAAGAAGGAATCGATCATTGTGCTCAAAATGAATGCGCAGAAGGTTCAACGTGTGTCAATAGTGTATACAACTATTACTGTGATTGCCCAATTGGAAAATCCGGTCGATATTGTGAACGAACTGAATGTGCTTTGATGGGAAACATTTGCAATCATGGAAGATGTATTCCGAACAGAGATGAAGACAAGAACTTCAGATGTGTATGCGACTCGGGATACGAGGGAGAATTTTGCAATAAGGATAAAAACGAATGCCTCATCGAAGAAACGTGTGTTAACAACTCTACATGTTTCAATTTGCACGGTGATTTTACTTGTACCTGTAAACCTGGATACGCTGGAAAGTATTGCGAGGAGGCTATCGACATGTGCAAGGATTACGTTTGCCAAAATGATGGATACTGTGCCCATGACTCGAATCAGATGCCAATTTGTTATTGCGAACAAGGATTCACTGGACAACGATGTGAGATTGAGTGTCCTTCAGGATTCGGGGGAATTCATTGTGATCTTCCACTACAGAGACCACACTGCTCTCGGAGCAATGGAACGTGTTACAACGATGGAAGATGTATAAATGGTTTCTGTGTCTGTGAACCTGATTATATTGGAGATCGATGTGAGATTAATAGGAAAGATTTCAAGTTCCCAGATATTCAGTCATGCAAATACAATCCGTGTGTGAATAATGCGACTTGTATCGATCTCAAAAACAGTGGATATTCATGTCATTGTCCGCTTGGATTCTATGGATTGAACTGCGAGCAACATTTGT TGTGCACTCCAACTACATGTGCTAACGGAGGTACTTGTGAAGGTGTGAATGGCGTTATCAGATGTAACTGCCCCAACGGATTCTCTGGAGATTACTGCGAAATAAAGGATAGACAGTTATGCTCCAGACATCCATGCAAGAACGGAGGAGTTTGTAAGAATACTGGATATTGCGAATGCCAATATGGATACACTGGACCCACTTGTGAAGAAGTTCTAGTTATCGAGAAATCAAAAGAGAC TGTCATTCGTGATCTATGCGAGCAACGAAAGTGTATGGATCTTGCTTCCAATGGTATTTGCAACCCGGAATGCAATTTGGAAGAATGTAATTTTGATGGAGGTGATTGCTCAGGAGGGCAAAGACCATTCTCCAAATGTCAATACCCTGCAAGATGTGCTGATCAATTCGCAAATGGAGTCTGTAATCAGGAATGCAATAATGAAGAATGTCTTTACGATGGATTGGACTGTCAATCAGAGTTATTTCGATGCCCAGCTCATATTCGGAAACATTGTATTGAAAGACGAGGCGATGGAGTTTGTAATTTAGAATGCAGTTTCATTGGATGTGGTTTTGACGGTGGAGATTGCAATAACGGAACAGAAGCAATAATCCTCAGTGATATTCgtataaaagttcaaattgatCCTATTGAATTCCAAGCTACCGGAGGAGAAACACTAATGCAAATCAGTGCAAATCTTCGAGCAACCGTACGTATTCAACGGGATGAACTTGGACCTCTTGTATTCAGATGGGATGGTGAACATGAAATGGAAAGAGTTGAGATGAATAGTAGCAAGCTCGAAGATCAATTTGTACTTTCGCATCACGTTCGCAGGTATCGGCAAGCTGTTGTCACTGGAATTGTCTTGTATTTGGAAGTCGAAGAAATATGTAAACCCgagttttgccgattttcaacAGCGCAAAGTGTCGTTGATTTGATTGCTGCTGGACTTGTGAAGTCTGAT ggtCGTATGTCTCTGGGTCTCCCAATTACGGAAGCAATGGTAGCTGTTCCAAAGAGAAACGAAATCGATGAAGGATGGTCTCGCAGTCAAGTTATTCTGTTTGCATGTATTGCATTTTTGGCTTTTGGAACTGTTGTCGCTGGTGTTATCGCAAAGAATGGTCCAGAAAGaagtagaaaaagaaaaatggtgaACGCAACAGTCTGGATGCCTCCGATGGAATCAACGAACGAGAAAGGTCGTCGGAATCAGTCAAATCATTCGAGTCAGTGCTCTCTTCTTGACAATTCTGCCTACTATCACCCCAATACCAAGAGACACTGTAGCGATTATAGTACCGGCTACAATGGAGAACAATATTCACAGATTTATCCACAAACTCTCGCAAATGGATATCCCGGTGATTACAACGAATTGAACTTTGACTTTCAATCTGAGACGTTCGCACCAGCTGATCTACCAGCCGACGAAAT CCCTCTCCATGTTCAAGCTGCAGGACCAGATGCGATTACAGCTCCAATCACAAATGAGTCAGTCAATCAAGTGGATTCAAAGTATAGACGACGAGTTCTGCACTGGCTTGCTGCCAATGTCAGAGGAAAACCGGAAGATGTCATTACAACAGAGGCAATTCGATGCTTGAAGGCTGGAGCCGATGTGAATGCAAGAGATTGTGATGAGAATACTGCTCTGATGCTAGCTGTTCGTGCACACCGTGTCAGACTTTCCGTAGTGCTTCTTCGTGAAGGAGCTAATCCAACAATATTCAATAATTCGGAGCGAAGTGCCCTTCATGAGGCTGTTGTCAACAAGGATCTGCGTATTCTGCGGCATCTTCTCACTGATAAACGTCTTCTCaaagaaattgatgaattgGACCGGAATGGTATGACTGCATTGATGCTAGTAGCACGTGAACTCGGAAAACATCAAGTGGAGATGGCAGAGCTTCTTCTTTCAAAAGGAGCAAAACTTGATTACGATGGTGCTGCTAGAAAAGATTCCAACAAGTATAAAGGACGAACAGCTCTTCATTACGCAGCGATGCACGATAACGAGGAAATGGTAATAATGCTGGTCCGACGAAGCTCTAATAAGGACAAACAGGACGAAGACGGAAGAACACCGATAATGCTTGCCGCTAAGGAAGGATGTGAAAAGACGGTGCAATATTTGGCTCTTAATGATGCTAGTTTGGGTATAGTCGATTCAATGGACATGACTGCTGCTCAAGTTGCTGAAGCCAGCTACCATCATGAACTTGCGGCTTTTCTTCGCCAAGTGGCAAACGAACGGCATCGTAATGATATCATGCGACAGCAAATAGTCAAGTCAGGTCATGGTGCTAAGTCTGGGCGACAAACTGTGAAGAATATCAAAAGAGCAGGATCTCGAAAAACGCCAACAAGTGCAGCATCGTCTCGCGAAACAAATCATCTGACACCACCACCGTCTGATGGATCGTTCTCATCTCCGTCTCCACATTATTATCCGACGACTACATCGACACCGAATCGAATGGAAACAAGTCCGGAGTACATGTTTAACCATGAAATG gCACCACCGGTCAATGCGATGTGGTATACTACACCACCTCCTTATCAAGATCCAAACTATCGTCATGTGCCTCCAAATACTGCATTTCAAAATGCAGAGCAAATGAATGGCTCCTTCTACTGTTAA
- the mrpl-44 gene encoding Large ribosomal subunit protein mL44 (Confirmed by transcript evidence) translates to MFRHVAQNLGSRNTSIQSYRLLRTRWERGYLKDLYHRRQILGADPAISRSSYPNWDYDSELYAFGHRIGAPEISEDQYIKALTNESFFQRADVEENVESAQPGAEVGTEHNAELVKRGEQNLSIWLKRYLRFHLAKAPEELIEAIDSHLLDDECLAGIASHLGIDHLVRTKEFPISQESSADAFRALAGVFSDEKVKNLVIDFIVPQLVDIDFADIYPLADPLAVVTDLLKSNGVTEIEPRVLRSAGENSAEPIYVVAIYADKLKNVGQSAGESLAIAVDMAAREALLRLWDITSEKVLFFGDRAANVPLERYSQPNFSLSQKCSPGTNTNIIDHSQPVESPDNLIEAVLRYRNVVDAEVGKSYTKRLRHKFSRGSLAKRSFRYLVKPKPYTVA, encoded by the exons ATGTTCCGTCACGTGGCTCAAAATTTGGGCTCAAGAAACACATCCATTCAGTCAT ACCGGTTGCTGCGTACTCGATGGGAGCGAGGATACCTGAAGGACCTTTACCATCGCCGACAGATTCTTGGAGCTGATCCAGCAATTTCCCGATCTTCATACCCAAACTG gGATTACGACAGTGAACTATATGCTTTTGGACACAGAATTGGAGCACCGGAAATATCCGAGGATCAGTATATTAAG gcgCTTACAaatgaatcattttttcaaagagcCGACGTCGAAGAAAATGTAGAAAGTGCTCAGCCGGGAGCAGAAGTTGGAACTGAACATAATGCAGAGCTTGTGAAACGTGGAGAGCAAAATCTGTCGATTTGGCTTAAAAGATATTTGCGATTCCATTTGGCAAAGGCTCCTGAGGAATTGATTGAAGCAATTGATTCTCATCTTTTGGATGATGAATGTCTTGCTGGTATTGCTAGTCATCTCG gtaTCGACCACCTTGTCCGTACAAAAGAATTCCCGATCAGTCAAGAATCCTCAGCCGACGCTTTCCGTGCTCTCGCTGGAGTTTTCTCtgatgaaaaagtgaaaaatcttGTGATCGATTTCATAGTTCCCCAACTAGTTGATATTGATTTTGCTG ACATATACCCACTTGCCGATCCTCTTGCTGTTGTAACTGATTTGTTAAAATCTAACGGTGTCACTGAAATTGAGCCACGAGTTCTTCGATCGGCCGGAGAGAACAGCGCAGAGCCGATCTATGTTGTTGCAATTTATGCGGACAAATTGAAGAATGTTGGACAAAGTGCTGGAGAATCATTGGCAATTGCTGTTGATATGGCTGCTAGAGAAGCATTGCTCAGACTCTGGGATATTACTTcagaaaa agtccTCTTCTTTGGCGATCGTGCTGCCAATGTACCACTGGAACGATACTCTCAACCGAATTTCTCATTGTCACAGAAGTGCTCTCCAGG aacaaacACGAACATTATTGACCATAGCCAACCTGTTGAATCACCAGACAATCTAATTGAAGCAGTTCTCCGATACCGAAATGTGGTTGATGCAGAAGTAGGAAAGAGCTACACTAAACGATTGCGACACAAATTCTCGCGTGGTTCGCTTGCGAAACGGTCCTTCAGATATCTTGTCAAGCCGAAGCCTTACACGGTTGCTTAA